In Crateriforma spongiae, the following are encoded in one genomic region:
- a CDS encoding DUF1598 domain-containing protein — protein MESGSQRIFRIPTALRAATLSLAMALVTAVTVNAGGFGGANTGAVGGVVIDSEGIVRAATVDEQQDFANRIRALLDAPAGDWNEASDMRVVSLRGLQDQVAKARAEGRPIPDEVSLMAGLTRIEYVFVDSDRSDILVAGPAEPWKLLPEGSIVGTKTGQTILRLDDLAVALQSVEMARQQGILCSIEPTAEGRANLKKMLSRVALRPGQNPSYLVPAMREAFGPQQVQLAGIPGESRMARTLVAADFEMKRLAMGLVDSPVRGLPSYLDMAKNSTQSRSSNPRWWMACDYDNLRRSDDGLAWKISGQGVKTMTDNDLIEADGRAVAANQKSKVAQRWADLMTQQFNELAKSMPVFSDLQSTMDMNVVATLIVQERLAEKANLDLTILSSDKDTLDLGSYFVPEEIPPHCSFIQGVNGWIVTASGGVDINAFQIVEKQTVDAKVADVRTATLAAAGDRWWWNK, from the coding sequence ATGGAATCGGGTTCGCAACGAATTTTTCGCATTCCCACCGCCCTTCGGGCCGCCACGCTGTCGCTTGCGATGGCGTTGGTCACTGCCGTCACCGTGAATGCCGGCGGGTTCGGTGGTGCCAACACCGGCGCCGTCGGGGGTGTGGTGATTGATTCCGAAGGCATTGTGCGTGCGGCCACGGTCGACGAACAACAAGACTTTGCCAACCGCATCCGCGCCCTGTTGGACGCACCGGCGGGCGATTGGAACGAAGCGTCCGACATGCGGGTCGTCTCCCTGCGTGGGCTGCAAGACCAAGTCGCCAAGGCTCGTGCCGAAGGCCGCCCGATCCCAGACGAAGTGTCGTTGATGGCCGGCCTGACCCGCATCGAATACGTCTTCGTCGACTCCGATCGTTCCGACATCCTGGTCGCCGGCCCCGCGGAACCTTGGAAACTGTTGCCCGAAGGCTCGATCGTCGGGACCAAGACCGGCCAGACGATTCTGCGACTGGACGATTTGGCCGTGGCCCTTCAAAGCGTCGAAATGGCTCGCCAGCAAGGCATCCTGTGTTCGATCGAACCGACCGCCGAAGGCCGGGCGAACCTGAAAAAGATGCTCAGCCGCGTCGCCCTGCGTCCCGGCCAAAACCCGTCTTACCTGGTCCCCGCAATGCGTGAAGCCTTTGGCCCGCAACAGGTCCAGTTGGCCGGCATCCCGGGTGAAAGCCGCATGGCACGCACGCTGGTTGCCGCCGACTTTGAAATGAAGCGTCTGGCGATGGGATTGGTCGATTCGCCCGTCCGTGGATTGCCCAGTTATCTGGACATGGCCAAGAATTCCACGCAAAGCCGATCCAGCAACCCGCGTTGGTGGATGGCATGTGATTACGACAACCTGCGTCGTAGCGACGACGGTCTGGCTTGGAAAATCAGCGGCCAAGGCGTCAAGACGATGACCGACAACGACTTGATCGAAGCCGACGGTCGTGCGGTCGCCGCCAATCAAAAAAGCAAAGTCGCCCAGCGTTGGGCCGACCTGATGACCCAACAGTTCAACGAATTGGCCAAATCGATGCCGGTCTTCAGTGATCTGCAAAGCACGATGGACATGAACGTCGTCGCAACGCTGATCGTGCAAGAACGCTTGGCAGAAAAGGCCAACCTGGACCTGACGATCCTGAGCAGCGACAAAGACACGCTGGACTTGGGATCGTACTTCGTTCCCGAAGAAATCCCGCCGCATTGCAGCTTCATCCAAGGCGTCAACGGCTGGATCGTCACCGCATCGGGCGGCGTCGACATCAATGCGTTCCAGATCGTGGAAAAGCAAACGGTCGACGCGAAAGTCGCCGATGTCCGCACCGCGACCTTGGCCGCCGCCGGCGACCGCTGGTGGTGGAACAAGTAG
- a CDS encoding sigma 54-interacting transcriptional regulator: MNLSASDSDDATSGRRDAPVTATSAYLIARWAGRWSDVYRLKAPGGGNKADAKAGQTGGDGSGSGGRGEAILGRSSSNQIVIRSEKASRRHARVFFDGRWCIEDLGSRNGTRVSGVELKGDPPLVALCDGDTIEIGGHSIIFSTTIDPGVSPGAVDAAIESSAEMTEDQISLADDSSAGAAATPQITRRQRHSGLLHGNSAGQSTGHSAGRSGGDGGGGSASLLRLAFELGRMTSAVQRAEATLDCLVRHVRPSTVGVYLREKPVAGKADDSTAGSDGDAAAGDLPRLIATRQTSQRSYRRPPDPLIASAQRVDAEAVLARNAAGDANLATEDSRGEINVESVIVLPVRDAAEQIWGVIHLTAWIDRGDFDSSDLEFAVTAAEVLGESLRALAESQNLGRRLHRTRDQLKQLQKRLGQRVRMIGESDAMVEVSRQISLAAPTNATVLVRGESGTGKELVAAALHHASARSEGPLVCLNCAALSPTLLESELFGHEKGAFTGATERKQGKFEAAHTGTLMLDEIGEMEADLQAKLLRVLEGHPFERVGGHRPIRADVRVVAATNRDLQAMVAEGTFREDLYYRLHVVEILMPPLRQRGDDCLRLADFFLQRFNQEMGRKIEAFTDAAKQRLLDHTWPGNVRELKNVIERAVVLNTTTVIDADDLVLPTAGSPTTGGRNVSAGSDSNGSVPGGPVERTLADLEKDHIFRVLRHTGNNKSKASAILGIERSTLDRRLKRYARDNADASKS; this comes from the coding sequence TTGAACCTTTCCGCTTCTGATTCTGACGACGCGACCTCCGGGCGACGCGACGCCCCGGTCACCGCCACTTCCGCCTATTTGATCGCCCGCTGGGCCGGTCGGTGGAGCGACGTGTACCGATTGAAGGCCCCCGGCGGCGGGAATAAAGCGGATGCCAAAGCCGGCCAGACGGGTGGTGACGGCTCCGGATCCGGTGGACGCGGCGAGGCGATTTTGGGGCGATCGTCGTCCAACCAGATCGTCATCCGCAGCGAAAAAGCCAGCCGACGTCACGCCCGCGTCTTCTTTGACGGTCGCTGGTGCATCGAAGACCTGGGCAGCCGAAATGGCACCCGCGTTTCCGGCGTCGAATTAAAGGGCGACCCGCCGTTGGTGGCACTTTGCGATGGCGACACCATCGAAATTGGTGGCCACTCGATCATTTTTTCCACCACCATCGACCCCGGCGTTTCGCCAGGGGCCGTTGACGCGGCGATCGAATCTTCGGCGGAGATGACCGAGGACCAGATTTCTTTGGCTGACGATTCGTCCGCGGGGGCCGCCGCGACGCCACAAATCACCCGTCGTCAGCGACACAGCGGTTTGCTGCACGGAAATTCGGCGGGGCAATCGACAGGTCATTCGGCGGGACGATCCGGCGGCGATGGGGGCGGCGGCAGCGCGTCGCTATTGCGTTTGGCGTTTGAGCTGGGACGCATGACGTCGGCGGTCCAGCGGGCCGAAGCCACGTTGGACTGTCTGGTTCGGCACGTCCGGCCGTCGACCGTGGGCGTGTATTTGCGTGAAAAACCGGTCGCCGGGAAGGCCGATGACTCCACCGCAGGCAGCGATGGCGATGCGGCGGCGGGCGATTTGCCACGGCTGATCGCCACCCGCCAGACGTCCCAGCGAAGTTACCGACGTCCGCCTGATCCGTTGATCGCATCGGCCCAACGGGTGGACGCCGAGGCGGTTCTGGCTCGCAATGCGGCCGGCGATGCCAACTTGGCCACCGAAGACAGCCGCGGCGAAATCAATGTCGAAAGCGTCATCGTGCTGCCGGTGCGTGACGCGGCGGAACAAATCTGGGGCGTGATCCACCTGACCGCCTGGATCGACCGAGGCGATTTTGATTCGTCGGATCTGGAATTTGCCGTTACCGCGGCGGAGGTTTTGGGGGAATCGCTGCGTGCCTTGGCCGAATCGCAAAACTTGGGTCGGCGATTGCATCGGACCCGCGACCAGTTGAAACAGCTGCAAAAACGTCTGGGCCAACGCGTTCGCATGATCGGCGAAAGCGACGCGATGGTCGAAGTCAGCCGCCAGATCTCGCTGGCCGCACCGACCAACGCGACCGTGCTGGTTCGCGGCGAATCGGGGACGGGCAAAGAATTGGTGGCCGCGGCACTGCATCACGCCAGTGCCCGCAGCGAAGGCCCGTTGGTGTGCCTGAACTGTGCCGCGTTGTCGCCGACGTTGCTGGAAAGCGAACTGTTCGGTCACGAAAAAGGTGCCTTCACCGGCGCGACCGAACGCAAGCAGGGCAAGTTCGAAGCGGCGCACACCGGCACGCTGATGCTGGACGAAATCGGGGAAATGGAAGCCGACTTGCAAGCCAAGTTGCTGCGTGTCTTGGAAGGCCATCCGTTTGAACGTGTCGGCGGCCACCGCCCGATTCGCGCCGATGTGCGTGTTGTCGCCGCGACGAACCGTGACCTTCAGGCGATGGTGGCCGAAGGCACGTTTCGCGAAGACCTGTATTACCGATTGCACGTCGTCGAGATTTTGATGCCGCCGCTGCGCCAGCGTGGTGACGATTGCTTGAGGTTGGCCGATTTTTTTCTGCAGCGATTCAACCAGGAAATGGGACGCAAGATCGAAGCGTTCACCGATGCCGCCAAACAGCGTTTGCTGGACCACACGTGGCCGGGCAACGTTCGCGAACTGAAGAACGTGATCGAACGCGCCGTCGTGCTGAACACCACCACGGTGATCGACGCGGACGATCTGGTACTGCCCACCGCGGGATCGCCGACGACCGGCGGCCGGAATGTGTCGGCGGGTTCTGATTCAAACGGTTCTGTGCCCGGCGGGCCCGTTGAAAGGACTTTGGCGGATTTGGAGAAAGATCACATCTTTCGTGTCCTGCGGCACACCGGCAACAACAAATCCAAAGCCTCTGCCATTTTGGGCATCGAACGCAGCACCCTGGACCGACGTCTGAAGCGGTACGCCCGTGACAATGCCGATGCGTCGAAGTCGTGA
- a CDS encoding DUF3467 domain-containing protein — protein MTGNEPDPSQPEQPANQALRARVPDHVADGCFSTGAIVMTGPSEFIVDFLQTIGRPHRIARRIVIPHNVMPQFIDALEKNIDLYRNRFGDPPKPNQPPQDPNARRPSPQEIYDDLKLPDEVLSGTYANGVMIGHGANEFGLDFLTSFFPQSAVSARVFLSAGQVPRLLDSLKGAVNQLSQRRQEPPQGQSHSYDPNQDFKPQEPPPSDNADGDDDDSGADNGNGPV, from the coding sequence ATGACCGGAAACGAACCCGATCCGTCCCAGCCCGAACAACCCGCCAATCAAGCCCTGCGGGCGCGAGTGCCCGATCACGTCGCCGACGGTTGTTTCAGCACCGGGGCCATCGTGATGACCGGCCCCAGCGAATTCATCGTCGATTTTTTGCAGACGATCGGACGGCCCCATCGCATTGCCCGGCGGATCGTCATCCCGCACAACGTGATGCCTCAGTTCATCGATGCGTTGGAAAAGAACATCGATCTGTACCGCAACCGTTTCGGTGACCCGCCGAAGCCCAACCAGCCGCCCCAGGATCCCAACGCGCGGCGGCCGTCGCCGCAAGAGATCTATGACGATTTGAAACTGCCCGATGAAGTGCTCAGCGGGACCTATGCCAACGGTGTGATGATCGGCCATGGCGCGAACGAGTTTGGCCTCGATTTCTTGACCAGCTTTTTCCCCCAATCCGCCGTCAGTGCGCGCGTGTTTCTTTCCGCCGGCCAAGTCCCACGTTTGTTGGATTCGCTCAAGGGCGCGGTGAACCAATTGAGCCAGCGTCGCCAGGAACCGCCCCAGGGTCAGTCGCATTCGTATGATCCGAATCAGGATTTCAAGCCGCAGGAACCGCCACCAAGCGATAACGCCGACGGCGACGATGACGACTCCGGTGCAGACAATGGGAACGGGCCGGTTTGA
- a CDS encoding Maf family protein, translated as MNGLPNADVPGGLPLVLASGSPRRSQLLKAAGYRFSVQPAGDDAECGLCSSVTAPELVARYAFRKALDVVRKCDDAVVLAADTVASCDGLVLGKPDDRDHAAAMLRRLSGRRHDVFTGVCLWRSTDGRCVVDVVRTELQMKPISDATLTDHLDSGRWEGKAGAFGFQDGNDWLEIVGTGSESNVVGLPMERLAEMLRDFDRLSTVVDLSDDSFDSADRSQY; from the coding sequence ATGAACGGGTTGCCCAACGCGGACGTTCCCGGCGGCCTGCCACTGGTTTTGGCCAGCGGATCGCCACGGCGCAGCCAGTTGTTGAAGGCGGCGGGTTACAGATTTTCCGTCCAACCCGCCGGCGATGATGCCGAATGCGGATTATGCAGCAGCGTGACCGCTCCGGAATTGGTCGCCCGTTATGCGTTTCGCAAAGCGTTGGATGTCGTGCGAAAGTGCGACGATGCCGTCGTCTTGGCGGCCGACACGGTGGCCTCTTGTGACGGACTGGTTCTGGGAAAGCCGGATGATCGCGATCATGCCGCCGCGATGCTGCGGCGACTGAGCGGGCGTCGTCATGACGTGTTCACCGGCGTCTGCCTGTGGCGATCGACCGACGGTCGATGTGTAGTGGACGTCGTGCGAACGGAGTTGCAGATGAAGCCCATCAGCGACGCGACGTTGACGGATCACTTGGATTCCGGCCGCTGGGAAGGCAAAGCCGGTGCCTTCGGATTTCAAGACGGCAACGACTGGTTGGAAATCGTCGGTACTGGCAGCGAGTCGAACGTCGTCGGTTTGCCGATGGAACGCTTGGCAGAAATGCTGCGTGATTTTGATCGCCTGTCGACCGTTGTCGATCTAAGCGACGATTCGTTCGATTCGGCCGATCGGTCGCAATACTGA
- the ndk gene encoding nucleoside-diphosphate kinase: MQRTLVLLKPDAVQRRLMGEIISRFEKKGLNIIAMKMLQVTPTLAKEHYAEHVEKPFYPGLEAFIISAPIVAMAIEGLEAIRVVREMLGATNGLNAAAGTIRGDFSSSRQMNLVHASDGEEAAARELALYFNDDEICAYNPVLTSFIRAADE, encoded by the coding sequence ATGCAACGCACCCTCGTTTTGCTCAAACCCGATGCGGTCCAACGTCGTCTGATGGGCGAAATCATCAGCCGTTTCGAAAAGAAGGGCCTGAACATCATCGCGATGAAGATGCTGCAGGTCACGCCGACGTTGGCCAAGGAGCATTACGCCGAACACGTCGAAAAACCGTTCTATCCTGGATTGGAAGCCTTCATCATTTCCGCCCCGATCGTTGCGATGGCGATCGAAGGCTTGGAAGCGATTCGCGTTGTGCGAGAAATGCTGGGCGCGACCAACGGATTGAACGCTGCGGCCGGCACGATTCGTGGCGACTTCAGCAGCAGCCGTCAAATGAACTTGGTCCACGCCAGCGATGGCGAAGAAGCCGCCGCGCGTGAATTGGCGTTGTACTTCAACGACGACGAAATCTGTGCGTACAACCCCGTGCTGACTTCGTTCATACGGGCCGCCGACGAATAG
- a CDS encoding FmdB family zinc ribbon protein, giving the protein MPLYEYECKTCEKTVEVLVRNESEEPECPGCGDHDLEKLISVPASPAVKSAGGSSLPMAGDCGAPGGCCGGGACGI; this is encoded by the coding sequence ATGCCTTTGTATGAATACGAATGCAAGACGTGTGAAAAGACGGTGGAGGTCTTGGTCCGCAATGAATCCGAAGAGCCGGAATGCCCCGGTTGTGGCGACCATGACTTGGAAAAACTGATCAGCGTTCCGGCATCACCCGCGGTGAAATCCGCCGGCGGCAGCAGTCTGCCGATGGCGGGCGACTGTGGCGCCCCGGGTGGCTGTTGCGGTGGTGGTGCCTGCGGAATCTGA
- a CDS encoding glycosyltransferase, whose protein sequence is MPDRSAADLDENASDPLARSDSDASQPASVGATLRVTCFIHSLAGGGAERVMAALASKLATRHQVTLITLGSGNDDRHDVAPNVARVDLNVMAEHEPPPGIFRRAVAAASRLKAIRHAIVHSRPDVVLSFCDSNNVKVLLATKGLAIPVVVAERSDPAMQSLGTVGDRLRNMTYRRAAAVVAQTNGQAATLRQMTGREIDVIPSAVEAPNDAGPLRDECQRSRGDSELRILAVGRLETEKGFDRLIQAFALGVSETDQAMSLRIVGEGSQRDALIEQAERLGVDAAVQLPGWCRPIWPMYAGCDLFVLPSRYEGFPSALLEAMSVGVPCVSVDCPSGPREIIRDGENGWLVENTVAGIAGGITAFAGRPDDVTAAVADRARNDVRQNFRWDTLVDRFDAVLRRCAK, encoded by the coding sequence TTGCCTGATCGTTCAGCCGCCGATTTGGATGAAAATGCATCCGATCCGCTTGCCCGATCCGATTCCGACGCGTCACAGCCCGCGTCGGTGGGGGCTACGCTGCGCGTCACCTGCTTCATTCACTCGCTGGCCGGTGGCGGTGCCGAGCGCGTCATGGCCGCGCTGGCGTCAAAGTTGGCGACGCGTCATCAGGTCACTCTGATCACTTTGGGCAGCGGCAACGACGATCGGCACGATGTCGCCCCGAACGTTGCCCGTGTTGATCTGAACGTGATGGCCGAACACGAGCCGCCGCCCGGCATCTTCCGCCGCGCCGTCGCAGCGGCCAGCCGATTGAAGGCCATTCGCCACGCCATCGTGCACTCACGGCCCGACGTGGTGCTTTCGTTCTGTGATTCCAACAACGTCAAAGTGCTGTTGGCGACCAAGGGGCTGGCGATTCCCGTCGTCGTTGCCGAACGCAGCGATCCCGCGATGCAATCGTTGGGAACGGTTGGCGATCGGCTTCGAAACATGACCTATCGTCGTGCCGCCGCGGTGGTCGCGCAGACCAATGGCCAAGCCGCGACGCTGCGTCAGATGACCGGCCGCGAAATTGATGTGATCCCGTCCGCCGTGGAGGCTCCGAACGATGCCGGTCCACTTCGCGATGAATGCCAGCGGTCGCGTGGTGATTCGGAGCTTCGGATCCTGGCCGTCGGACGTCTGGAAACAGAAAAGGGATTCGATCGGTTGATCCAGGCGTTTGCGCTGGGCGTTAGCGAAACCGATCAAGCAATGTCGTTGCGGATTGTCGGCGAAGGATCCCAGCGGGATGCGTTGATCGAACAAGCGGAGCGTTTGGGTGTCGACGCGGCGGTGCAATTGCCCGGTTGGTGCCGCCCGATCTGGCCGATGTACGCCGGGTGTGATTTGTTTGTGCTGCCCAGTCGCTACGAAGGATTCCCGTCGGCGTTGTTGGAGGCGATGTCTGTGGGCGTGCCTTGCGTGTCGGTCGATTGTCCCAGCGGCCCGCGAGAGATCATTCGCGATGGAGAAAACGGCTGGCTGGTGGAAAACACCGTCGCCGGCATCGCCGGTGGCATCACCGCATTCGCCGGTCGCCCCGACGATGTCACGGCCGCCGTCGCCGATCGTGCTCGCAATGACGTCCGCCAAAACTTCCGGTGGGACACTTTGGTCGACCGCTTCGACGCCGTCCTAAGGCGATGCGCGAAGTAG
- a CDS encoding 2-oxoacid:acceptor oxidoreductase subunit alpha, producing the protein MTASQPGPLANDVSGTEVSDNAGKSVRSVTGITVRLAGDSGDGMQLLGTQLTNTSALAGNDVATFPDFPAEIRAPRGTRAGVSGFQLQFASEEIFTPGDTLDALVVMNPAALVTNLGDLRKGGILIANEDGFNAKEFKLAKVESDPLESDIINQSYRLVKVPMTKLTRAAVEEHGLSAKNADRCKNFFAMGLVYWLFGRSLEPTLRFIQEKFYKKPDVVAANEAALRAGWAYGETTEAFGESYSVDAAELQPGTYRNIMGNQALAWGLITASKISGKELFYGTYPITPASDILHELTKHKNFGVRTFQAEDEIAAICATIGAAFGGEMAVTASSGPGIALKGEAMGLGVMMEMPMIVINVQRGGPSTGLPTKTEQSDLLQAMFGRNGEAPMPVLAPCSPADCFDMAIEAWRIAAETMTPVMLLSDGYIANGSEPWKIPEMNSLPKITIQHPPATSGEEPFLPYERDENLSRPWAVPGTDGLMHRIGGLEKEDRTGNVSYDPDNHQHMVQTRAEKVARIADRIPEQDVLGETSGDVLVVSWGGTYGACHTAVSRARMDGHDVSHAHLRYLNPMPRNIGTLLKSFRKVIVPELNAGQLRMLLRSEFLVDCIGINKIKGKPFTVNELVDAIQSHAAPARKSKAG; encoded by the coding sequence ATGACGGCATCCCAACCCGGTCCCCTGGCCAACGACGTCTCCGGCACCGAAGTATCCGACAACGCCGGAAAATCGGTGCGTTCGGTTACCGGGATCACGGTTCGTTTGGCCGGCGATAGTGGCGATGGGATGCAGTTGTTGGGCACCCAACTGACCAACACCAGCGCGCTGGCCGGCAACGACGTCGCGACATTCCCCGATTTCCCTGCGGAGATCCGCGCCCCGCGTGGGACTCGCGCCGGTGTGTCCGGGTTCCAGTTGCAGTTCGCTTCGGAAGAAATCTTCACGCCCGGCGACACGCTGGACGCCCTGGTCGTGATGAACCCGGCCGCGTTGGTCACCAACCTGGGCGATCTTCGCAAAGGCGGCATCTTGATCGCCAACGAAGACGGCTTCAACGCGAAAGAATTCAAGCTGGCCAAGGTCGAATCGGACCCGCTGGAATCGGACATCATCAACCAGTCGTATCGATTGGTGAAGGTTCCGATGACCAAGCTGACTCGAGCCGCGGTGGAAGAACACGGCTTGAGCGCCAAAAACGCCGATCGTTGCAAGAACTTCTTCGCAATGGGGTTGGTGTACTGGCTGTTCGGCCGGTCCTTGGAACCCACCCTGCGGTTCATCCAAGAAAAGTTCTACAAGAAACCAGACGTGGTCGCGGCCAATGAAGCGGCACTGCGTGCGGGATGGGCTTACGGCGAAACGACCGAAGCTTTTGGCGAATCGTATAGTGTCGACGCTGCGGAATTGCAGCCAGGCACGTACCGCAACATCATGGGCAACCAGGCGTTGGCTTGGGGGCTGATCACGGCGTCAAAGATCTCGGGTAAAGAACTGTTTTACGGCACTTATCCGATCACGCCCGCATCCGACATCCTGCACGAACTGACCAAGCACAAGAACTTCGGCGTGCGAACCTTCCAAGCGGAAGACGAGATCGCCGCGATTTGTGCCACCATCGGTGCCGCGTTCGGCGGCGAAATGGCAGTCACCGCCAGCAGCGGTCCTGGAATCGCGCTCAAGGGCGAAGCCATGGGCTTGGGCGTGATGATGGAAATGCCCATGATCGTGATCAACGTCCAACGTGGCGGTCCCAGCACAGGTTTGCCCACGAAGACCGAACAGAGCGACTTGTTGCAAGCGATGTTCGGACGCAACGGTGAAGCCCCGATGCCGGTTTTGGCTCCGTGTTCGCCCGCGGACTGTTTCGACATGGCGATCGAGGCTTGGCGAATCGCCGCTGAAACGATGACCCCGGTCATGCTGTTGTCCGACGGTTACATCGCCAATGGCAGCGAGCCGTGGAAGATTCCGGAAATGAATTCGTTGCCCAAGATCACGATCCAGCACCCGCCGGCCACGTCGGGCGAAGAACCGTTCTTGCCGTACGAGCGTGACGAAAACCTGTCGCGACCTTGGGCCGTTCCCGGAACCGACGGACTGATGCACCGCATCGGCGGTCTGGAGAAAGAAGACCGCACGGGCAACGTCAGCTATGACCCAGACAACCACCAACACATGGTTCAAACCCGCGCGGAAAAGGTCGCTCGGATCGCCGACCGGATTCCCGAACAGGACGTGTTGGGTGAAACCAGCGGTGACGTGTTGGTCGTTTCGTGGGGCGGGACCTACGGTGCCTGTCACACCGCCGTCAGCCGTGCCCGGATGGACGGACACGACGTCAGCCACGCGCACCTGCGTTACCTGAACCCGATGCCACGCAACATCGGCACGCTGTTGAAATCGTTCCGCAAAGTCATCGTGCCGGAATTGAACGCCGGACAGCTGCGGATGCTGTTACGCAGCGAATTCCTGGTCGACTGCATCGGCATCAACAAGATCAAAGGCAAGCCGTTTACGGTGAACGAACTGGTCGATGCGATCCAGTCGCACGCCGCGCCGGCTCGCAAAAGCAAAGCCGGATAA
- a CDS encoding 2-oxoacid:ferredoxin oxidoreductase subunit beta gives MSLPVLKATDFASDQDVRWCPGCGDYSILAQMKKVLPNVGVPREKIVFISGIGCSSRFPYYMNTYGMHSIHGRAPGFATGLKSTRPDLMVWVITGDGDSLSIGGNHFIHAIRRNLDINIVLFNNRIYGLTKGQYSPTSAEGQITKSTPMGSIDHPLSPLSIALAAEATFVARSMDAHVKHLGDMLMAASQHKGTSLVEVYQNCNVFNDGAMAYAQEKKQRPNNIIELEHGKPMIFGENRDKGIRLTGNHLEVVDTADVPADDLLIHDAHNPDPSIQMMLARMRYPVMPEPFGILRQVDGVATYNDQINDQVTTAKREKGEGDLNTLFHSGDTWNVA, from the coding sequence ATGTCTTTGCCCGTTCTGAAAGCCACCGACTTTGCCTCCGATCAAGACGTCCGCTGGTGCCCCGGCTGTGGCGACTATTCGATCCTGGCCCAGATGAAGAAAGTCTTGCCCAACGTCGGCGTGCCGCGTGAAAAGATCGTCTTCATCAGCGGGATTGGTTGCAGCAGCCGTTTTCCGTACTACATGAACACCTACGGGATGCACAGCATCCACGGACGTGCACCGGGGTTTGCCACCGGATTGAAGTCGACTCGGCCCGATCTGATGGTTTGGGTGATCACCGGCGACGGTGACTCGTTGTCCATTGGCGGCAACCACTTCATCCATGCGATCCGCCGGAACTTGGACATCAACATCGTTTTGTTCAACAACCGGATCTATGGATTGACCAAGGGCCAATACAGCCCGACCAGCGCCGAAGGCCAGATCACCAAGAGCACCCCGATGGGCTCGATCGATCACCCGCTCAGCCCGCTGTCGATCGCATTGGCCGCCGAGGCCACCTTCGTCGCGCGCAGCATGGACGCCCACGTCAAGCACCTCGGCGACATGCTGATGGCTGCGTCCCAGCACAAGGGCACGTCGCTGGTGGAGGTGTACCAGAACTGCAACGTCTTCAACGACGGCGCGATGGCGTACGCCCAGGAAAAGAAACAGCGTCCGAACAACATCATCGAACTGGAACACGGCAAGCCGATGATCTTCGGCGAAAACCGTGATAAAGGGATCCGTCTGACCGGCAACCACTTGGAAGTCGTCGACACCGCGGACGTGCCCGCCGATGATCTGCTGATTCACGACGCCCACAACCCGGATCCGTCGATCCAAATGATGCTGGCTCGCATGCGTTACCCGGTGATGCCCGAACCGTTCGGCATCTTGCGTCAGGTCGACGGCGTTGCCACCTACAACGACCAGATCAACGATCAAGTCACGACGGCGAAGCGGGAAAAGGGCGAAGGCGATTTGAACACCCTGTTCCATTCGGGCGACACCTGGAACGTCGCCTGA
- the cysK gene encoding cysteine synthase A: MPRNHTFDNVAKAIGDTPMIRINRLVPDDHATVFAKCEFFQPLNSVKDRIGVAMIEAGEKDGSITSETHVIEPTSGNTGIALAFVCAAKGYKLTLTMPESMSVERRALLRAMGANLVLTPAADGMGGAIEKAHELVTQTDSAFMPQQFENPANPAIHEATTGPEIWEDSDHNIDAIVAGVGTGGTITGVARYLKSRNPDFKAIAVEPKHSPVISGGSPGKHRIQGIGAGFIPKNLDTAIIDDVIQVDDEDAFAWGRKLAKEEGIVAGISSGANMCAAAQLAARPEMKGKRIVTIMCSLGERYLSTPLFGDLGL; the protein is encoded by the coding sequence ATGCCGCGAAATCACACGTTTGACAACGTCGCCAAGGCGATCGGTGACACCCCGATGATTCGCATCAACCGCCTGGTCCCCGACGACCATGCGACGGTGTTCGCGAAGTGCGAATTTTTCCAACCGCTGAACAGTGTCAAAGACCGGATCGGCGTCGCGATGATCGAAGCCGGCGAGAAAGACGGCAGCATCACGTCGGAAACCCACGTCATCGAGCCGACCAGCGGCAACACCGGCATCGCGTTGGCCTTCGTCTGTGCCGCCAAAGGATACAAGTTGACGCTGACGATGCCGGAATCGATGTCCGTCGAACGGCGAGCCCTGTTGCGGGCGATGGGCGCGAACCTAGTTTTGACACCGGCCGCCGACGGGATGGGCGGTGCCATCGAAAAGGCTCACGAATTGGTCACCCAGACCGACAGTGCTTTCATGCCACAACAGTTCGAAAACCCGGCCAACCCGGCGATCCACGAAGCGACCACGGGACCGGAGATCTGGGAAGACAGCGATCACAACATCGATGCGATCGTCGCCGGCGTCGGCACCGGCGGAACCATCACCGGGGTCGCACGTTATCTGAAGTCACGCAATCCGGACTTCAAAGCCATTGCGGTGGAACCAAAGCATTCGCCGGTCATCAGCGGTGGGTCGCCAGGCAAGCACCGCATCCAAGGCATCGGTGCCGGCTTCATCCCCAAGAATTTGGACACCGCAATCATTGATGACGTGATCCAAGTCGACGACGAAGACGCGTTCGCTTGGGGCCGCAAGCTGGCCAAGGAAGAAGGCATCGTGGCGGGGATCAGCAGCGGTGCCAACATGTGTGCTGCCGCCCAATTGGCCGCTCGACCGGAAATGAAAGGCAAGCGAATCGTCACGATCATGTGCAGCCTGGGCGAACGCTATCTCAGCACACCGCTGTTCGGCGACCTGGGTCTATAG